The Pyrodictium delaneyi genome contains a region encoding:
- the sfsA gene encoding DNA/RNA nuclease SfsA produces the protein MEIVLEVPVFRECLIVRRLNRFVIEVEINGSREMAHNTNTGRLTDVLVPKRTGLCIPLKRPRRTRFRLFAVEYRGGYAIIDTRLQEDAFAAAVDRGLLPWATSCHVASRRPQLGSSVLDFLLDCNGSEIYVETKSAVLMGPGDIAMYPDCPTERGRRHIREIIAHAKRGVKIALVFIAALPGARGFTPNPEGDPEIPGLVRRAVEAGVIVKALGLDFDAGRRGVRLYAPSLPVVLA, from the coding sequence TTCGTGATCGAAGTCGAGATAAATGGTTCTAGAGAGATGGCCCATAACACGAATACTGGGCGGCTCACAGACGTGCTTGTACCCAAGCGTACCGGGTTATGCATACCGCTAAAGAGGCCGAGAAGGACGCGGTTCCGCCTGTTTGCTGTCGAGTATCGGGGCGGCTACGCCATTATCGATACTCGGCTGCAGGAGGATGCATTCGCTGCTGCTGTGGACCGTGGACTTCTCCCGTGGGCCACCAGCTGCCATGTAGCTTCTAGGAGGCCGCAACTCGGCTCCTCAGTACTCGACTTCCTACTAGACTGCAACGGCTCGGAGATCTATGTTGAGACTAAGAGTGCTGTACTCATGGGCCCTGGAGACATTGCTATGTACCCCGACTGCCCTACTGAACGAGGCCGAAGACACATACGCGAGATAATAGCGCATGCTAAGAGAGGCGTGAAGATAGCGCTAGTGTTCATCGCCGCCTTGCCGGGCGCCCGGGGGTTCACACCTAACCCGGAAGGTGACCCGGAGATTCCCGGCCTCGTGCGAAGAGCTGTAGAGGCTGGTGTAATTGTCAAGGCTCTGGGGCTTGATTTTGATGCTGGGCGGCGAGGGGTCAGGCTTTATGCTCCTAGTCTCCCAGTTGTACTTGCCTAA